One window of Candidatus Anaeroferrophillus wilburensis genomic DNA carries:
- a CDS encoding zinc dependent phospholipase C family protein: protein MFAFMLLLMVLLVVFGSASPARAWGPATHLELGRELLADKDRLPLPVATLLARYPYDFLYGNIAADMVVGKKFVDPLRHCHIWPVAFQLLEKAVIPAQQAFVYGYLTHLAADLVAHNVFVPTKIVQHYYRRRVLHLYWEMRFEVSVRHQLWQYAHLISRRCRWDHDPLLAENLTPTLFSFPVNRRIFNTILLLNRTRRWQKMLARLDHSPRCQLSAEDVADYKQRCLANMREILQNFQASPLCAEDPRGEQQLLKAKKTARRLRRQKTLLTPGQLEEYLQSFL from the coding sequence GTGTTTGCTTTTATGTTGCTGTTGATGGTTCTGCTGGTGGTTTTCGGCAGTGCCTCTCCAGCCCGGGCTTGGGGGCCGGCAACCCACCTGGAGCTGGGCCGGGAACTGCTTGCTGACAAAGATAGGCTGCCGTTACCGGTTGCTACGTTGCTGGCCCGGTATCCCTATGATTTCCTCTATGGAAATATTGCTGCCGATATGGTGGTCGGCAAGAAGTTTGTTGATCCTTTGCGCCATTGTCATATCTGGCCGGTAGCCTTCCAACTGCTGGAGAAGGCGGTTATTCCGGCGCAGCAGGCTTTTGTCTACGGCTATCTTACCCACCTGGCTGCCGACCTTGTTGCCCACAACGTTTTTGTGCCGACGAAAATCGTTCAGCACTACTATCGCAGGCGAGTGCTGCACCTCTACTGGGAGATGCGTTTTGAGGTCTCGGTCCGCCACCAGTTATGGCAGTATGCCCACCTGATCAGCCGCCGCTGCCGGTGGGATCATGATCCCCTGCTGGCCGAGAATCTTACGCCGACCCTTTTCTCATTTCCGGTCAATCGGCGGATATTTAATACCATCCTGCTGTTGAATCGGACCAGGCGCTGGCAGAAAATGCTTGCCCGTCTTGATCATTCACCCCGCTGCCAGCTCTCTGCCGAGGACGTGGCCGATTACAAACAGCGGTGCCTTGCTAATATGAGGGAAATTCTGCAGAACTTTCAGGCTTCACCTTTATGTGCTGAAGATCCCCGGGGGGAACAGCAGTTGCTCAAAGCTAAAAAAACCGCCCGCCGGCTGCGGCGGCAAAAAACTTTGCTGACGCCGGGCCAGTTGGAGGAATATCTCCAGTCTTTTCTCTAG
- the frr gene encoding ribosome recycling factor: MAQEDIAAVLEDGQESMQKVVEALKRDLGRVRTGRASLALLDGIKIDYYGTLTPLNQMASLSVPESRMIVIQPWDSNMIGDIEKAINKSDLGVNPTNDGKQIRLVMPRPTEERRKELVKVVKKMGETSKVGIRACRRDCIDMLKSLEKDKDITEDENSKGQDEVQKLTDSFVKRIDEIIVAKEQEVMEI; encoded by the coding sequence ATGGCACAGGAAGATATTGCTGCGGTTCTTGAAGACGGCCAGGAAAGTATGCAGAAGGTTGTTGAGGCTCTGAAGCGTGATTTGGGGCGGGTGCGTACCGGCCGGGCATCCCTTGCCCTGCTTGATGGGATTAAGATCGATTATTATGGCACCTTGACACCGCTGAACCAGATGGCATCGCTTTCTGTTCCCGAAAGCAGGATGATTGTCATTCAGCCATGGGACAGTAACATGATTGGTGATATTGAAAAGGCGATCAATAAGTCCGATCTTGGGGTCAATCCTACGAATGACGGCAAGCAGATTCGCCTGGTGATGCCCCGACCAACCGAAGAGCGGCGGAAAGAGTTGGTCAAGGTGGTGAAAAAGATGGGGGAAACCTCCAAGGTCGGTATCCGGGCCTGCCGGCGTGACTGCATTGATATGCTTAAATCGCTGGAAAAAGATAAGGATATCACCGAAGATGAAAACAGTAAAGGTCAGGATGAAGTGCAGAAGTTGACCGACAGCTTTGTCAAAAGAATTGATGAGATCATTGTTGCTAAAGAGCAGGAAGTGATGGAAATTTAA
- a CDS encoding UMP kinase, translating into MVAQVLPYRRVLLKLSGEALMGDKEYGIDSKTIRSFAEEIRDLRELGVEVAIVIGGGNIFRGVHAAEAGMDRATADYMGMLATVINGLALQDALEQLGVFTRVMSAIAMQEVAEPYIKRRAVRHLEKGRTIIFVAGTGNPYFTTDTAASLRAMEIQADIIIKATKVDGVYDRDPLKHPGALKYDQLTYLDVLQKGLKVMDATAISLCMDNKLPILVFNLTKRGNIKKAVSGEPIGTYVGKR; encoded by the coding sequence ATGGTGGCGCAGGTACTCCCTTACCGTCGGGTTTTGCTGAAATTAAGCGGTGAAGCCCTGATGGGGGATAAAGAGTATGGTATCGACAGCAAGACGATCCGCTCTTTTGCCGAAGAGATCCGGGACCTCCGTGAATTGGGGGTGGAGGTGGCCATCGTTATTGGCGGTGGCAATATTTTTCGTGGTGTTCATGCTGCCGAGGCGGGTATGGACCGGGCGACTGCGGACTATATGGGGATGCTGGCCACGGTAATCAATGGTCTGGCTCTGCAGGATGCGTTGGAACAGCTGGGTGTTTTTACCCGGGTGATGAGCGCCATTGCCATGCAGGAGGTTGCCGAACCCTACATCAAGCGCCGGGCTGTACGTCATCTGGAAAAAGGGCGGACGATTATCTTTGTGGCCGGTACCGGCAATCCCTACTTTACCACCGATACCGCCGCCTCCCTGCGGGCCATGGAGATTCAGGCCGATATTATCATCAAGGCCACCAAGGTTGACGGCGTCTATGACCGTGATCCTTTGAAGCACCCCGGGGCGTTGAAATATGATCAACTTACCTATCTTGATGTCTTGCAAAAAGGGCTGAAAGTGATGGATGCCACCGCAATCTCTCTTTGCATGGACAACAAACTGCCGATTCTGGTTTTCAACCTGACAAAACGGGGAAATATCAAAAAAGCGGTGAGCGGTGAACCAATCGGCACCTATGTCGGAAAGAGGTAA
- the rpsB gene encoding 30S ribosomal protein S2, whose product MATVTTIRQLLEAGVHFGHQTKRWNPKMKKYIFGDRNGIYIIDLQKSLPLFRRAYKEVVETVANGGDVLFVGTKRQAQESIEEEARRCGMYWVSQRWLGGMMTNFQTIKQSIARLKKLETMKGDGTYELLPKKEVVSLERQREKLEKNLGGVKNMTRQPACVFIIDCKRESIAVAEANKLGIPVVAVIDTNCDPDPIDFPIPGNDDAIRAIKLFCGKIADACLEGKMLRAERAQVAAEGVDEADFLVEESGEGPIVERVGEEKAAEAVEESAAPSAE is encoded by the coding sequence ATGGCAACAGTAACAACAATCAGACAGTTGCTGGAGGCTGGGGTTCATTTCGGTCACCAGACAAAACGATGGAATCCGAAGATGAAGAAATACATCTTTGGAGACCGCAACGGCATCTATATTATCGACCTGCAGAAATCGCTTCCCCTATTTCGCAGGGCGTACAAGGAAGTGGTTGAAACAGTGGCTAATGGTGGCGATGTCCTTTTTGTCGGGACGAAGCGCCAGGCGCAGGAAAGCATTGAGGAGGAAGCTCGGCGTTGCGGCATGTACTGGGTCAGCCAGCGTTGGTTGGGTGGTATGATGACCAATTTTCAGACCATCAAGCAGAGCATCGCCCGGCTCAAGAAGCTGGAAACCATGAAGGGCGATGGTACCTATGAACTGCTGCCCAAGAAGGAAGTGGTTTCCCTGGAACGGCAGCGGGAAAAGCTGGAGAAGAACCTTGGCGGGGTCAAGAATATGACCCGGCAGCCGGCTTGCGTCTTTATCATCGATTGCAAACGGGAATCGATTGCGGTGGCCGAGGCCAACAAGCTGGGCATCCCGGTGGTTGCCGTCATTGATACCAACTGTGATCCTGATCCCATCGATTTTCCCATCCCGGGCAACGATGATGCCATCCGGGCCATCAAGCTGTTTTGCGGCAAAATTGCTGACGCCTGTCTGGAGGGGAAAATGCTGCGGGCCGAAAGAGCCCAGGTTGCGGCTGAAGGGGTCGATGAAGCTGATTTTCTTGTCGAGGAATCAGGTGAGGGTCCCATTGTCGAGCGGGTAGGGGAAGAGAAGGCAGCCGAGGCTGTTGAAGAGTCTGCAGCCCCGTCCGCAGAATAA
- a CDS encoding SGNH/GDSL hydrolase family protein yields the protein MNNHTARKMFSLACLGDSITHGFGVRHAWCQIARQQLQKQFPALDLRLINAGVDGDTLLGGRKRLRRDVLRYRPQLVTVAFGLNDLYLGAPPAEFRHNLLAVVEALLAIESLPVLLTTIQPAAPAMFLGGGSPETYNAIIRQTADRQGVLLLDIWRSWPVLEDPMGYFLVDGVHPNETGHAFMGMLAADVLAPVIQKFTGGAAE from the coding sequence ATGAACAATCATACAGCACGAAAGATGTTCTCCCTTGCCTGTCTCGGAGATTCCATAACCCATGGTTTCGGTGTCCGGCACGCCTGGTGCCAGATTGCCCGGCAACAGCTGCAGAAGCAGTTTCCTGCCCTTGATCTGCGCTTGATCAATGCCGGGGTGGATGGTGATACCTTGCTCGGCGGCCGAAAGCGGCTGCGGCGGGATGTTCTCCGCTATCGGCCACAGCTGGTTACGGTGGCTTTCGGCCTCAATGATCTCTACCTGGGAGCGCCGCCGGCCGAGTTTCGCCATAACCTGCTGGCGGTGGTCGAGGCGCTGCTGGCAATTGAAAGCCTGCCGGTACTGCTGACCACCATTCAGCCTGCAGCCCCGGCCATGTTTCTCGGCGGCGGCTCGCCGGAAACCTACAATGCTATTATCCGGCAAACAGCTGACCGCCAGGGGGTGTTGCTGCTCGATATCTGGCGTTCCTGGCCCGTTCTGGAGGATCCCATGGGCTATTTCCTGGTCGACGGCGTTCATCCCAACGAAACCGGCCATGCGTTTATGGGAATGCTGGCGGCTGATGTTCTTGCTCCGGTGATCCAAAAATTTACCGGTGGTGCGGCAGAATAA
- a CDS encoding 4Fe-4S binding protein: protein MYVITDECVSCGTCAEECPEDAIFEADDKYEIDQDKCVECGSCVEVCPTDAIIEK, encoded by the coding sequence ATGTATGTGATTACCGATGAATGTGTTTCCTGTGGTACCTGTGCAGAAGAATGTCCTGAAGATGCCATCTTCGAAGCTGATGACAAGTATGAAATTGATCAGGACAAATGTGTTGAATGTGGTTCCTGCGTAGAAGTGTGCCCGACTGACGCGATTATCGAAAAGTAA
- the tsf gene encoding translation elongation factor Ts — MAEITAAMVKELREKTGAGIMDCKRALKEKEGNLEEALDFLREKGLAAASKKSGRITSEGLVGSYIHAGGKIGVLVEVNCETDFVARTDEFQAFVKDICMQIAAANPAGVLREDIPAEIVEREKQIFKTQALDSGKPENIVDKIVTGKLEKFYQENCLMEQPFVKDTDLTVEALVKDMIAKTGENISIRRFTRFVMGEGLEKRSSDLAQEVADQLK, encoded by the coding sequence ATGGCAGAGATTACTGCTGCAATGGTAAAAGAGCTCCGGGAAAAAACCGGGGCCGGGATTATGGATTGTAAAAGAGCTCTCAAGGAAAAAGAGGGCAATCTGGAAGAAGCTCTTGATTTTCTGCGTGAAAAGGGCCTGGCGGCAGCTTCTAAAAAGAGCGGCCGTATCACCTCCGAAGGTCTGGTTGGATCCTATATCCATGCCGGCGGGAAAATCGGCGTCCTGGTGGAAGTCAATTGTGAAACTGACTTTGTTGCCCGTACCGATGAGTTCCAGGCTTTTGTCAAAGATATCTGCATGCAGATTGCGGCAGCCAATCCGGCAGGCGTCCTGCGGGAAGATATTCCGGCGGAGATCGTGGAACGGGAAAAGCAGATTTTCAAGACTCAAGCATTGGACAGTGGCAAACCGGAAAACATTGTTGATAAGATTGTTACCGGTAAACTGGAAAAATTTTACCAGGAAAACTGCCTGATGGAGCAGCCTTTCGTCAAAGATACTGATCTGACCGTCGAGGCCCTGGTGAAAGATATGATTGCCAAGACCGGGGAAAATATCAGTATCAGGCGATTTACCCGTTTTGTTATGGGTGAAGGCCTGGAAAAGAGAAGTTCCGACTTGGCACAGGAAGTTGCCGATCAACTTAAGTAG
- the hflK gene encoding FtsH protease activity modulator HflK, whose protein sequence is MPWEYNGNEDQGGGGYGPQPPDLDEVLRKIKARFGGVKIAGKLPGGAGLVLLFIIIGWLATGFYIIGPDEVGVVKRFGKVTYTTKPGPHWHLPVPIEEVLKPRVTQVKRLEIGFRTISPGPPARYQEITSESMMLTGDENIVNAQFIVQYRIKDPVAYLFNIANQTETVRDATEAAMREIVGKTLIDEVLTVGKFRIQQEAMVLLQSILDRYQAGVDIVAVQLQDVHPPKAVIEAFKDVASAKENKIKVINESEGYRNDILPKAKGKASQMINEAQAAREEMINYAKGDAARFLSNLKGYQQAPSVTRKRMYLETMEEVLAGVDKIILDEKMGKGMLPLLPIDPLRFKGQSAE, encoded by the coding sequence ATGCCGTGGGAATACAATGGTAACGAAGATCAGGGTGGGGGTGGTTATGGGCCGCAGCCCCCTGATCTGGATGAAGTGCTCAGGAAAATAAAGGCTCGCTTCGGCGGCGTTAAGATTGCCGGCAAACTGCCGGGTGGGGCCGGGCTGGTGCTGTTGTTTATCATTATCGGCTGGCTGGCCACCGGCTTTTATATCATCGGTCCTGATGAGGTGGGGGTGGTGAAGCGGTTTGGCAAGGTGACCTATACCACCAAACCGGGGCCCCACTGGCATCTGCCGGTTCCCATCGAAGAGGTACTGAAACCGCGGGTGACCCAGGTGAAACGGCTGGAGATCGGTTTTCGGACCATCTCTCCCGGCCCCCCGGCCCGCTATCAGGAGATTACCAGTGAATCAATGATGCTCACCGGCGACGAAAATATTGTCAATGCCCAGTTTATTGTCCAGTATCGGATCAAGGATCCGGTTGCTTACCTTTTCAATATCGCCAACCAGACGGAAACGGTCCGTGACGCTACCGAAGCGGCCATGCGGGAGATTGTCGGCAAAACCCTGATTGATGAAGTACTGACCGTCGGTAAATTTCGTATCCAGCAGGAGGCCATGGTCCTGTTGCAGAGCATCCTCGACCGTTATCAAGCTGGAGTCGATATCGTTGCCGTGCAGCTCCAGGATGTCCATCCGCCGAAAGCGGTCATCGAGGCCTTCAAGGATGTTGCCAGCGCCAAGGAAAATAAGATCAAGGTCATCAATGAATCGGAAGGCTATCGCAATGATATCCTCCCCAAGGCAAAAGGCAAGGCATCCCAGATGATCAACGAAGCCCAGGCGGCAAGGGAAGAGATGATCAACTATGCCAAGGGTGATGCGGCTCGTTTTCTGTCAAACCTCAAGGGGTATCAGCAGGCGCCTTCGGTAACCCGTAAGCGGATGTATCTGGAAACCATGGAAGAGGTGCTGGCCGGGGTTGACAAGATTATTCTGGATGAGAAGATGGGCAAGGGCATGCTCCCTCTGCTGCCCATCGATCCTTTGCGCTTCAAAGGGCAATCAGCGGAATAG
- a CDS encoding outer membrane lipoprotein carrier protein LolA — MKSAFRMIRWIAIMVPFFLTLAAGAEPLADQHDLLAKINAAFQQRRVWVSDFTQEARLPDVGEPVVSRGKVYFQLPDQMRWEFMTPERQLLISDGQTLWFYDEALRQVMVGQVARMMEARLMVNLLTNLERLQQDYRVVVGGAPEENDPRILVALEPQTSDAEGKPFTRLQLYFDRLTLQLVESRMIDLFANEIIITYAWNLAAEQDLPATFFHFSPPPGTDVIPLSQ; from the coding sequence GTGAAGAGTGCGTTCAGAATGATACGGTGGATAGCCATCATGGTGCCCTTTTTCCTGACGTTGGCCGCCGGCGCCGAGCCTTTGGCTGATCAGCATGACCTGCTGGCAAAAATCAACGCGGCATTCCAGCAGCGCCGGGTCTGGGTCAGCGATTTTACGCAGGAGGCCCGTCTGCCCGATGTCGGGGAACCGGTGGTTTCTCGGGGGAAGGTTTATTTCCAGCTTCCCGACCAGATGCGCTGGGAATTTATGACGCCTGAACGGCAGCTGCTGATTTCAGATGGTCAAACTCTCTGGTTTTATGATGAGGCACTGCGTCAGGTCATGGTTGGCCAGGTTGCCCGGATGATGGAAGCCAGATTGATGGTTAATCTGTTGACCAACCTGGAGCGCCTGCAGCAGGACTACCGGGTGGTTGTCGGTGGGGCACCTGAGGAGAACGATCCCAGAATTCTGGTTGCCCTTGAGCCGCAAACGTCCGATGCTGAAGGCAAGCCGTTTACCCGTCTGCAACTCTATTTCGACCGGCTGACATTGCAGTTGGTGGAAAGTCGGATGATCGATCTTTTTGCCAATGAGATTATTATCACTTATGCATGGAATCTGGCGGCTGAACAGGATCTGCCAGCAACCTTTTTCCACTTTTCACCGCCACCGGGGACTGATGTCATTCCCTTGTCCCAATAA
- the hflC gene encoding protease modulator HflC produces MNNIKVIVVVVVVLALVGMSTMFKVDQTQQALVLQLGKPMRVITEPGLNFKIPLLQQVITFDHRLLVYDASPAEIVTSDKKNLVIDNYSKWRIVDPLKFYQTVKNVVGAQSRLDDIIYSELRVELGKETLNDIVAKVRTEIMETVTMKSNKAAVDYGIEVIDVRIKRADLPTENEKHVFSRMQAERQRQAKKYRSEGEEEALKIRSRADKERTILLAEAYRTAQEARGEGELQAIAIYAEAFQQDEEFYQFYRSLEAYKNALTDKTTMVLDSGSDFLRYVNHSK; encoded by the coding sequence ATGAATAATATCAAGGTAATCGTTGTTGTTGTGGTTGTTCTGGCGCTGGTCGGCATGTCAACCATGTTCAAGGTTGACCAGACCCAGCAGGCCCTCGTCCTGCAGTTGGGCAAACCGATGCGGGTGATTACCGAGCCCGGACTGAATTTCAAAATCCCCCTGCTGCAGCAGGTCATAACCTTTGACCACCGGCTGCTGGTCTATGATGCCTCGCCGGCGGAAATTGTCACCAGTGACAAAAAAAATCTGGTGATTGACAACTATTCCAAATGGCGGATTGTCGATCCGTTGAAATTTTACCAGACGGTGAAAAACGTGGTGGGGGCTCAATCACGGCTGGATGATATCATCTACTCGGAACTGCGGGTTGAGCTGGGGAAGGAAACCCTCAATGATATTGTTGCCAAGGTGCGGACTGAAATCATGGAGACGGTAACCATGAAAAGCAACAAGGCAGCGGTTGATTATGGTATTGAGGTGATCGATGTGCGGATTAAGCGGGCTGATCTGCCGACCGAAAATGAAAAGCATGTCTTTTCCCGCATGCAGGCGGAACGTCAGCGCCAAGCGAAGAAATATCGTTCTGAAGGGGAGGAGGAAGCCTTGAAGATCCGGTCCCGGGCTGACAAGGAGAGGACCATCCTGCTGGCGGAGGCGTACCGTACCGCCCAGGAAGCCCGCGGTGAAGGTGAGCTGCAGGCGATTGCCATCTATGCCGAGGCTTTTCAGCAGGATGAGGAGTTCTATCAGTTCTACCGGAGCCTTGAAGCGTATAAAAACGCTTTGACCGACAAAACGACCATGGTGTTGGACAGCGGCAGCGATTTTCTCCGCTATGTCAACCACTCAAAGTAG
- a CDS encoding molybdopterin-dependent oxidoreductase, producing MAEELRWLKTHCARMDHGGCSLLVGVRNGRIEQVKGDPEGYLNRGYICPKGLASADRLSHPHRLTHPLKRVGERGAGKWERISWEEALQYTAEQFNRIKEQYGPKGVAFGVGMPKGLEHFVLIRLANLFGSPNVIASQDVCHAPREITGIHTCGFYPVADFHHPSKLVMLWGSNITSTNEEGEICKLLLDQLKGDTELVVIDPRRIDLAGQAKQWLRIRPGTDHALALAMLQVIIEESLYDRQFVDNWTHGFEDLAQHVQQYTPEKMAEITWIPAADIRATARLYATTKPAVIQWGNPLEHTVNTFDVMRALICLMAITGNLDVAGGNVAAHDPPIMSLGEFVRADLIPEKRKEMVSAYHRVIPRLMTIPPTFFKKAILDEVPYPIKGFYAMCSNGMLSYADSRQTYEALMKLDFIAIADLFMTPTASMADVVLPVASHYEINDIGHYGIGHGFILARPKIIEPPPECWSDIKIMNELGKLISPPELWHADHEEFLEDVVRPAGLTYGQFVERGYLKGPERFKRYEQKGFRTPTGKVELRLSIAEKFKLKPLPEFNGLPEEVDADYPLLLTSSKSRYFLHSSYRWIEKLRKLRPQPKVEIHPETAALHGVGEGDQVVIETRKGSIVQYVHLVDSIDPRVINAAHGWWFPEGDAQNQFDWKRANLNMLTSTERIGKEYGTPNLKGISCRIRRQL from the coding sequence ATGGCTGAAGAACTTCGTTGGTTAAAAACTCACTGTGCCCGCATGGACCATGGCGGCTGTTCCCTGCTGGTCGGCGTCAGAAACGGCCGCATTGAGCAGGTAAAGGGCGATCCCGAGGGCTATCTCAACCGGGGCTATATCTGCCCCAAAGGGCTGGCGTCCGCTGACCGTCTCAGCCATCCCCACCGTCTTACCCATCCTTTGAAAAGGGTTGGTGAGCGGGGCGCCGGCAAGTGGGAGCGGATTTCCTGGGAGGAGGCGCTCCAGTACACCGCCGAACAGTTCAACCGCATCAAAGAGCAATACGGTCCGAAAGGGGTTGCCTTTGGGGTCGGCATGCCGAAGGGGCTGGAGCATTTTGTCCTCATCCGGCTGGCCAACCTGTTCGGTTCTCCCAATGTCATTGCCTCCCAGGATGTCTGCCATGCCCCCCGTGAGATCACCGGCATTCATACCTGCGGCTTTTACCCGGTGGCCGATTTCCACCATCCCAGTAAGCTGGTGATGCTGTGGGGCAGCAACATTACCTCCACCAATGAGGAGGGGGAGATCTGCAAGCTGCTGCTGGACCAGCTGAAAGGGGATACGGAGCTGGTTGTCATCGACCCGCGCCGGATAGACCTTGCTGGCCAGGCAAAGCAATGGCTGCGGATCCGTCCCGGAACCGACCATGCCCTGGCCCTGGCCATGCTTCAGGTGATCATTGAAGAGTCGTTGTATGACCGGCAATTTGTTGATAACTGGACCCATGGTTTTGAGGATCTGGCCCAGCATGTGCAGCAGTATACCCCGGAAAAGATGGCTGAGATAACCTGGATTCCGGCCGCCGACATCCGGGCAACCGCCAGGTTGTATGCGACGACAAAACCGGCGGTTATTCAATGGGGAAATCCCCTCGAGCATACGGTCAACACCTTTGATGTGATGCGGGCGCTCATCTGTCTGATGGCGATCACCGGCAACCTTGATGTGGCGGGGGGCAATGTGGCCGCCCATGATCCGCCGATTATGAGTCTGGGAGAGTTTGTCCGTGCCGATCTCATTCCCGAAAAGCGAAAGGAGATGGTCAGTGCCTATCATCGGGTGATTCCCCGCCTGATGACCATTCCCCCGACCTTTTTCAAAAAAGCGATCCTTGATGAAGTTCCCTACCCCATCAAAGGGTTCTATGCCATGTGTTCCAACGGCATGCTTTCCTATGCCGACAGCCGGCAGACCTACGAAGCCCTGATGAAGCTTGATTTCATCGCCATTGCCGACCTTTTCATGACCCCGACGGCGTCCATGGCCGACGTGGTGTTGCCGGTTGCCAGCCACTATGAAATCAACGACATCGGCCACTACGGCATCGGTCATGGTTTTATCCTGGCCAGGCCGAAAATCATTGAGCCGCCGCCGGAGTGCTGGTCCGATATCAAGATCATGAACGAATTGGGCAAGCTGATCAGTCCGCCGGAATTATGGCATGCTGATCATGAAGAATTTCTCGAAGATGTTGTCAGACCGGCCGGACTTACCTATGGGCAGTTTGTCGAGCGAGGTTATCTGAAGGGCCCCGAGCGTTTCAAACGGTATGAACAAAAAGGGTTTCGCACCCCCACCGGCAAAGTGGAACTGCGGCTCAGCATCGCGGAAAAATTCAAACTGAAACCACTGCCTGAATTCAACGGTCTGCCGGAGGAGGTGGATGCCGACTATCCACTGCTGCTGACCAGCAGCAAAAGCCGTTATTTTCTCCATTCATCTTACCGGTGGATTGAAAAACTGCGGAAACTGCGGCCCCAACCAAAGGTGGAAATCCATCCCGAAACGGCGGCGCTCCATGGGGTCGGCGAGGGCGATCAGGTGGTCATTGAGACTCGGAAAGGCAGCATCGTCCAGTATGTCCACTTGGTTGATAGCATCGATCCCCGGGTCATTAATGCGGCCCATGGCTGGTGGTTTCCCGAAGGAGATGCCCAAAACCAGTTTGATTGGAAAAGGGCCAATCTCAATATGCTTACTTCAACCGAAAGAATCGGTAAGGAATACGGTACTCCGAACCTTAAGGGAATCAGCTGCCGCATACGCAGGCAGCTTTAG
- a CDS encoding bifunctional riboflavin kinase/FAD synthetase, which yields MKTYLNLWDQRFPPRSTVLTIGNFDGVHLGHRSLFALAGEVAARDGVVPVALTFNPHPLKLIFPERRLFLITPLEKKIRLMAECGLEAVVCAPFTREFADLSAAEFGRRVIVEQLGARTVIVGDNYTFGRDREGDVKLLHKLGDELGFSTLIAPPLLVDGQVVSSTRVREHIMAGEVLPAARLLGRYYSVMGEVRPGKSRGAELGFPTANIRSEAELYPREGVYAVLVDYHDRQWQGVVSIGYNPTFGDTGLTVEVHILDFARYLYGETIKITFLDRLRAVIAFHDIPALQAQIARDISDARKIFGLAKDRCLW from the coding sequence GTGAAGACCTACCTTAATCTTTGGGATCAGCGGTTTCCGCCGCGCAGTACGGTACTGACCATTGGTAATTTTGACGGTGTTCATCTGGGGCACCGCTCCCTTTTTGCCCTGGCTGGTGAAGTGGCTGCCCGTGATGGCGTTGTTCCGGTCGCGCTGACTTTCAATCCCCACCCTTTAAAGCTGATTTTTCCCGAGCGGCGGCTTTTTTTGATTACCCCGCTGGAGAAAAAAATCAGGCTGATGGCCGAATGTGGTCTTGAAGCAGTAGTCTGTGCCCCCTTTACCCGGGAATTTGCCGATTTGTCGGCGGCCGAGTTTGGCCGCCGGGTCATCGTCGAACAGTTGGGGGCCAGGACCGTTATTGTTGGCGATAATTATACCTTTGGTCGTGATCGTGAAGGAGATGTCAAACTCCTGCACAAACTGGGTGACGAACTGGGATTTTCCACGCTTATTGCCCCGCCGCTGTTGGTCGACGGCCAAGTGGTGAGCAGTACCCGGGTTCGTGAACATATCATGGCCGGTGAGGTTCTGCCAGCTGCCCGTCTGCTCGGTCGTTACTATTCGGTGATGGGCGAGGTGCGGCCGGGGAAAAGCCGGGGTGCTGAGTTGGGTTTCCCGACGGCCAACATCCGTTCTGAAGCAGAGCTTTATCCCCGGGAAGGTGTATATGCGGTTCTGGTTGACTACCATGATCGCCAATGGCAGGGTGTCGTCAGTATCGGCTATAATCCTACGTTTGGTGATACCGGGTTGACCGTCGAAGTTCATATCCTTGATTTTGCGCGTTATCTCTATGGAGAAACAATCAAAATCACTTTTCTTGACCGGCTCAGAGCGGTCATTGCGTTTCACGACATCCCTGCTTTGCAGGCCCAGATTGCCCGTGATATCAGTGATGCCAGGAAGATTTTTGGCCTTGCAAAAGACCGGTGTTTATGGTAA